Proteins co-encoded in one Natronorubrum daqingense genomic window:
- a CDS encoding DUF5789 family protein, which produces MSDEDDEEPAVTLGTHTPVEGAPLARVTSRLTWPIEASEIDRLEGERTIRTGDGPRELSSVIEAVDETYFERRQEFEAHVRSVIDTGPVPTADE; this is translated from the coding sequence ATGAGCGACGAGGACGACGAAGAGCCGGCCGTGACGCTCGGAACGCACACGCCCGTCGAGGGTGCACCCCTCGCCCGCGTGACGTCCCGTCTGACCTGGCCCATCGAAGCGAGCGAGATCGACCGCCTCGAGGGCGAGCGCACGATTCGGACGGGTGACGGTCCGCGAGAGCTCTCGAGTGTCATCGAGGCCGTCGACGAGACGTACTTCGAGCGTCGACAGGAGTTCGAAGCGCACGTCCGGTCCGTTATCGACACCGGGCCCGTCCCCACGGCGGACGAGTAA
- a CDS encoding DUF7139 domain-containing protein, with translation MTSLTEAYDGSTGEIASPQRLYTGTALVLCGAVLAVVAVLMATTDLFSGVAASFSQGIDAHYASIRVAGVLAGLGVPIALVGVFLVLPADRRIQAAAAISVSLCVLGVILFWSAYPHDWRAHGADHTLPVSAVYLLGLFIALWSLFTAVVNFKVRNDPGGALEMNVTRHNQTVLEVSESEESGSLGGVGFLGGTPDGEVETQTNDADSSSGKNSSTAARSAGSTSRSLSRERSTASSRGRRATPGTPTSDGGTAASDLSSPLEEDGRDAEIVDSPDPEPSKPTDRYCGNCTHFEYVRSSNGMVPYCGYHDGAMDDMDACEEWTANR, from the coding sequence ATGACAAGCCTGACGGAGGCCTACGACGGGAGTACGGGGGAGATAGCGAGCCCCCAGCGCCTCTACACGGGAACGGCACTCGTTCTGTGTGGCGCGGTTTTGGCGGTCGTCGCCGTCCTCATGGCGACGACCGACCTCTTCAGTGGTGTCGCAGCCTCGTTCTCCCAGGGTATCGACGCACACTACGCGTCCATTCGCGTCGCCGGCGTGCTGGCCGGACTCGGCGTGCCAATCGCACTCGTCGGCGTCTTCCTCGTGTTGCCGGCAGATCGGCGCATTCAGGCTGCCGCCGCGATCAGCGTGAGCCTGTGTGTGCTGGGCGTGATCCTGTTCTGGAGCGCGTATCCCCACGACTGGCGAGCCCACGGTGCCGATCACACGCTCCCGGTCTCCGCGGTGTACTTGCTCGGCCTGTTCATCGCACTCTGGAGCCTGTTCACGGCCGTCGTCAACTTCAAGGTCCGGAACGACCCCGGCGGCGCACTCGAGATGAACGTCACCCGGCACAACCAGACCGTCCTCGAGGTCTCCGAATCGGAGGAGTCGGGCAGCCTCGGTGGCGTCGGCTTCCTCGGTGGCACCCCGGACGGTGAGGTCGAAACGCAGACGAACGACGCCGATTCCTCGAGCGGTAAGAACTCGAGTACCGCTGCTCGATCCGCAGGATCGACGTCTCGGTCGCTGTCACGGGAGCGATCCACCGCGTCGAGCCGAGGCCGGAGAGCGACCCCCGGAACGCCGACGAGCGACGGCGGGACGGCCGCGTCGGATCTCTCCTCACCGCTCGAGGAGGATGGACGCGACGCGGAAATCGTCGATTCGCCCGATCCGGAACCGTCGAAGCCGACGGATCGCTACTGTGGCAACTGCACGCACTTCGAGTACGTTCGATCGTCGAACGGAATGGTCCCCTACTGTGGGTACCACGACGGTGCCATGGACGACATGGACGCCTGCGAGGAGTGGACGGCGAATCGCTGA
- a CDS encoding M48 family metallopeptidase — translation MVAAAGALTLVTIGFLIGLWLVFYGIFTFFEIGYATHLATLITAMCLATIVYLEYTHLDRVEQLIDAEPVTRGDTPDLSQTTSKVAAQLDVPVPELYLSDREVPEAFVIGFRPQHIHLVISEGALNSLDNREELEAVIAHELAHVKNMDAVVMTIISVPVVVADGLRSRVLELSKDGGVPLIFTVPLGILSTSVWIIGNTAIARFSQTRERVADRAAAEVTGSPAAVATALQRLDQKMTTVPDTDLRDRSAISSLSILPLRPEEPIMLGPAEEIEPFHWKVEKRLHRLFKTHPPTAERIEALAMIAQNKRQ, via the coding sequence ATGGTGGCAGCTGCTGGAGCACTTACTCTCGTTACGATAGGTTTTCTGATCGGCCTCTGGCTTGTGTTCTACGGAATCTTCACGTTCTTCGAAATTGGCTACGCTACTCACCTCGCAACGCTTATCACGGCGATGTGTCTCGCGACGATAGTCTACCTCGAATATACGCACCTCGATAGGGTTGAACAACTCATAGATGCGGAGCCAGTTACTCGAGGAGATACGCCGGACCTCTCCCAGACGACTTCAAAGGTTGCGGCCCAGCTCGATGTTCCCGTTCCAGAACTATATCTCTCTGACCGTGAGGTACCCGAGGCCTTCGTCATCGGCTTTCGACCACAACACATTCATCTCGTTATCTCTGAAGGGGCGCTCAACTCGCTCGACAACCGAGAGGAGTTAGAGGCGGTGATCGCACACGAACTCGCTCACGTGAAAAACATGGATGCGGTCGTGATGACGATCATTTCAGTTCCAGTCGTAGTCGCTGATGGACTTCGATCGCGGGTACTAGAGCTCAGTAAGGACGGTGGGGTACCTCTCATATTCACCGTTCCACTGGGTATTCTTTCGACTAGTGTCTGGATTATCGGGAACACGGCGATAGCGAGGTTCTCTCAGACCAGAGAGCGAGTAGCGGACCGGGCTGCCGCTGAGGTGACAGGATCACCTGCTGCGGTCGCAACTGCGCTTCAACGATTAGACCAAAAAATGACGACAGTACCTGATACGGACCTGCGGGACCGTTCTGCAATTTCATCACTCTCTATCTTGCCTTTGAGGCCGGAAGAACCGATTATGCTCGGCCCTGCAGAGGAGATCGAACCGTTTCACTGGAAAGTCGAAAAGAGACTCCACCGGTTGTTCAAAACGCATCCGCCAACAGCGGAGCGTATTGAGGCCTTGGCGATGATCGCGCAGAATAAACGACAGTAA
- a CDS encoding metal-dependent hydrolase has translation MNKKGHVLNAVLLSLGIGYLLEPAGDLETFRTIIMIGVPVTLGALFPDVDTAFGKHRKTLHNLPILAAFLLFPFYFGNLEYVWIGIATHYVLDVAGSKRGIALFYPLWKREFGLPIGVAVSSNYATLATIGVTILELFLIALVIYQIPQVGLEFGQQAFGL, from the coding sequence ATGAACAAAAAGGGACACGTTCTCAATGCGGTTCTTCTGAGTCTCGGAATTGGCTACCTACTCGAGCCGGCAGGCGACCTCGAGACGTTTCGGACGATCATCATGATCGGCGTCCCGGTCACGCTCGGTGCCCTCTTTCCCGACGTCGACACGGCGTTTGGCAAACACCGCAAAACGCTGCACAACCTGCCGATCCTCGCGGCGTTTCTCCTCTTTCCGTTTTACTTCGGAAACCTCGAGTACGTCTGGATCGGCATCGCGACCCACTACGTCCTCGACGTTGCGGGGAGCAAACGCGGCATCGCGCTCTTCTACCCCCTCTGGAAGCGGGAGTTCGGACTCCCGATCGGCGTCGCCGTGAGCAGCAACTACGCGACGCTCGCGACGATCGGCGTCACCATTCTCGAGTTGTTCCTCATCGCGCTGGTCATCTATCAGATTCCGCAAGTCGGACTCGAGTTTGGCCAGCAAGCGTTCGGGCTGTAA
- a CDS encoding CinA family protein, producing MNDDIDRELPMAVADTLRDREQTLAVAESCTGGLIGAAITAVPGASDYFDSGLTTYAYDAKRRHLGVSREALDEHGAVSEPVALEMARGVRDVTDTTWGVATTGIAGPTGGTERDPVGTVYIAVSYAGPWGSETSFSSVSRYVFDGDRATVRARTVDQAFEDLLAAIDGQPLRESTES from the coding sequence ATGAACGACGATATCGACCGTGAGCTACCGATGGCAGTTGCCGATACGCTCCGGGACCGCGAGCAGACGCTCGCCGTCGCCGAATCCTGTACGGGCGGCTTAATCGGGGCCGCGATCACGGCCGTCCCCGGCGCGAGCGATTACTTCGATTCGGGGCTGACGACGTACGCCTACGACGCCAAACGACGCCACCTCGGCGTCTCTCGAGAAGCACTCGACGAACACGGGGCCGTCTCCGAACCCGTCGCGCTCGAGATGGCACGCGGCGTTCGCGACGTCACGGACACGACGTGGGGTGTGGCGACGACGGGTATCGCCGGCCCGACCGGGGGCACCGAGCGAGATCCCGTCGGGACGGTCTACATCGCCGTCTCCTACGCCGGTCCCTGGGGCAGCGAAACCTCGTTCTCGTCGGTCTCTCGCTACGTCTTCGACGGCGACCGAGCGACCGTGCGCGCACGGACGGTCGATCAAGCGTTCGAGGACCTCCTCGCGGCAATCGACGGCCAGCCACTGCGCGAATCGACCGAGTCGTGA
- a CDS encoding pyridoxal phosphate-dependent aminotransferase, with protein sequence MEYETPLFFHVMEYADRADRDVIDMVSGNPDWEPPEALRDGLREYADLEPDRFEYPPSDGLRELREEIAARRGVDAEQVIVTNGTGEANYLAMARALERGRGDEIILTDPVYPYYPGKTTMLGGTQRFVETDEDGQLDPAVVREAASEETGAIVVNTPNNPTGAVYPEETMEALVDVAEANDAILVSDEVYDHFDLSGTFSSALRYESDHCIVTNGFSKSMASTGLRVGYAVFPEHLIENARSRHMLVNVATTRPGQYAALRSLRETNPAYHEANRELLRDRIAAFTDALDAAGAEYTTPEGSFYVMARFEGFDGSLENVERLIDEAGVAGMPGEAFGDSRGDWFRFALVTPQVTEAASRLAAFFE encoded by the coding sequence ATGGAGTACGAGACGCCGTTGTTCTTTCACGTGATGGAGTACGCGGACCGTGCGGATCGCGACGTCATCGACATGGTCAGTGGCAATCCCGACTGGGAGCCCCCCGAAGCGCTTCGCGACGGCCTTCGCGAGTACGCCGACCTCGAGCCGGATCGATTCGAGTACCCGCCGAGTGACGGCCTGCGCGAGCTGCGCGAGGAAATCGCCGCGCGACGCGGCGTCGACGCGGAGCAGGTGATCGTCACGAACGGGACGGGCGAGGCGAACTACCTCGCGATGGCCCGCGCGCTCGAGCGCGGGCGAGGTGACGAGATCATCCTGACCGATCCGGTCTACCCCTACTATCCGGGGAAGACGACGATGCTCGGCGGAACCCAGCGCTTCGTCGAGACCGACGAGGACGGCCAACTCGACCCAGCGGTCGTCCGCGAGGCGGCGAGCGAGGAGACCGGCGCGATCGTCGTCAACACGCCGAACAACCCGACCGGAGCGGTCTACCCCGAAGAGACGATGGAAGCGCTCGTCGACGTTGCGGAGGCAAACGACGCGATACTCGTCAGCGACGAGGTGTACGACCACTTCGACCTCTCGGGGACGTTCTCGAGTGCGTTACGCTACGAGTCGGATCACTGCATCGTCACGAACGGCTTCTCGAAGTCGATGGCGAGCACCGGGTTGCGCGTCGGCTACGCCGTCTTCCCGGAACATCTGATCGAGAACGCGCGAAGCCGCCACATGCTCGTCAACGTCGCGACGACCCGGCCGGGACAGTACGCGGCGCTCAGATCGCTTCGGGAGACCAATCCAGCGTATCACGAAGCGAACCGCGAGTTGCTTCGCGACCGCATCGCGGCGTTTACCGACGCGCTGGACGCGGCGGGTGCCGAGTACACAACCCCCGAGGGCTCGTTCTACGTCATGGCCAGATTCGAGGGATTCGACGGCAGCCTCGAGAACGTCGAGCGACTCATCGACGAAGCCGGCGTCGCCGGGATGCCCGGGGAAGCCTTCGGCGACTCTCGCGGCGACTGGTTCCGGTTCGCGCTCGTCACGCCACAGGTAACAGAAGCAGCGTCCCGGCTGGCGGCGTTTTTCGAGTAG
- a CDS encoding ArsA family ATPase has product MSGIDVDPVEDADSDALDGDEDEHTIEVTPTDSVSEDGRETIDVEPADGSIDGPDYILYGGKGGVGKTTMAAATALDSARAGTSTLVVSTDPAHSLSDTFETDVPTEPARLREDIPLYAAEIDPEAAMERGQAAFLGGSAADGSDGKGGFDNASDGSGLGEGAAGGPMGDLGGLGGMLGGESPMEALFGGEMPGADEAAAMQLLLEYIDDPRFERVVVDTAPTGHTLRLLKLPELMDTMMGRILKFRQRISGMLEGMKGMFGGQEQPEEDDLEDLNELRDRIERLRGLLRDPARTDFRIVMVPEEMSVLESKRLRSQLEEFEIPVGTVVVNRVMEPLSDVTDDVEGEFLQPNLAECQFCQRRWDVQQDALAEAQDLFRGPDVRRVPLFAKEVRGEAMLGVVAACLR; this is encoded by the coding sequence ATGAGTGGAATCGACGTCGATCCGGTCGAGGACGCGGATTCGGACGCGTTAGACGGCGACGAGGACGAGCACACGATCGAAGTGACGCCGACCGACTCCGTCTCGGAGGACGGCCGCGAAACGATCGACGTGGAGCCTGCCGACGGGTCGATCGACGGCCCCGACTACATCCTCTACGGCGGCAAGGGCGGCGTCGGCAAGACGACGATGGCTGCGGCGACCGCGCTCGATAGCGCCCGCGCCGGAACGAGCACGCTCGTCGTCTCGACTGATCCAGCGCACTCGCTCTCCGATACGTTCGAGACTGACGTTCCAACCGAGCCGGCCCGACTCCGAGAGGACATCCCGCTCTACGCCGCCGAGATCGACCCGGAGGCCGCGATGGAACGCGGACAGGCCGCATTTCTCGGGGGAAGCGCCGCTGACGGATCCGACGGGAAAGGCGGATTTGACAACGCGTCCGACGGGTCGGGACTTGGCGAAGGCGCCGCAGGCGGCCCGATGGGTGACCTCGGTGGTCTGGGCGGAATGCTCGGCGGTGAGTCCCCGATGGAGGCCCTTTTCGGCGGCGAGATGCCCGGTGCCGACGAAGCTGCCGCGATGCAACTCCTCCTCGAGTACATCGACGATCCGCGATTCGAGCGCGTCGTGGTCGACACGGCACCGACGGGACACACACTCAGACTCCTCAAGTTACCCGAGTTGATGGATACGATGATGGGGCGCATCCTCAAATTTCGTCAGCGAATAAGCGGGATGCTCGAGGGGATGAAAGGCATGTTCGGCGGACAGGAACAACCAGAAGAAGACGACCTCGAGGATCTGAACGAGCTTCGCGACAGAATCGAACGCCTTCGAGGGCTCCTTCGTGATCCCGCTCGGACGGACTTTCGCATCGTCATGGTCCCCGAGGAGATGAGCGTCCTCGAGTCCAAGCGCCTGCGCTCACAACTCGAGGAGTTCGAGATTCCGGTCGGAACGGTCGTCGTCAATCGCGTGATGGAGCCACTCTCAGACGTAACCGACGACGTCGAGGGGGAGTTCCTGCAGCCGAATTTAGCGGAGTGTCAGTTCTGCCAGCGACGCTGGGACGTCCAACAGGACGCGCTCGCTGAAGCACAGGATCTCTTTCGCGGCCCCGACGTGAGGCGCGTGCCGCTTTTCGCGAAAGAAGTCCGAGGCGAAGCGATGCTCGGGGTCGTCGCCGCCTGTTTGCGCTGA
- a CDS encoding universal stress protein has protein sequence MYRVLLPIDENEARARTQAESILDQPGSSDFAVDICHVHDDVSAPDAEWAAGGFSETYAEEMAEQVGEADRLPKSVAAAVDVLEASDVECTLYEESGDPAETILERAEDLGSDVIVLGVGKHSPVGKVLFGSVVQAVILESDRPVTVVPAASE, from the coding sequence ATGTACCGCGTTCTACTCCCGATCGACGAGAACGAGGCTCGAGCGCGCACGCAGGCAGAATCGATTCTCGATCAGCCGGGATCGAGCGACTTCGCCGTCGATATCTGTCACGTCCACGACGACGTCTCCGCCCCCGACGCCGAGTGGGCCGCGGGCGGCTTCTCTGAAACCTACGCCGAGGAGATGGCCGAACAGGTCGGCGAGGCAGATCGACTTCCCAAGTCGGTCGCGGCCGCAGTCGACGTTCTCGAGGCGAGCGACGTCGAGTGTACGCTCTACGAGGAGAGCGGTGACCCCGCCGAGACGATCCTCGAGCGAGCCGAAGACCTCGGCAGCGACGTGATCGTCCTCGGCGTCGGCAAGCACTCCCCGGTCGGCAAGGTCCTCTTCGGGAGCGTCGTCCAGGCCGTGATCCTCGAGAGCGATCGACCCGTCACGGTCGTTCCAGCCGCTTCCGAGTGA
- a CDS encoding MFS transporter, with product MDRSYWRTVSLVSLWQVSASICYYAVFAATPFFRDEFGLSRFSVGFVVTALTLGYALCLLPVGALIDRFGEKRSLTLGLIGLASGALLVAGAPTFALLLAAAFFLGSMYASAIPGTNKAIYDGIEAGRQNFALGIKQVGVTAGSGISSLLVTGLAGILFWQAGFLIAAGFGILVAIVFAIFYSGVGDGGTAEYPDFRALSENRPYRVLVLAGFFLGAAFFTTTGYTVLYVEESIGASVAFGGVVLALVQLFGSIGRIVTGWLSDALPGDPQVRIGSILIVQAFVGAVLFVIVAATDTPVNAAIAFSVLGFFILGNTGVYYSYMATLVTSEEMGGATAGGQLSLVLGSVVAPPAFGFLADTVGYQGSWLLLAGGTLVAVSLLLYAIRLEPPTDEPAMQE from the coding sequence ATGGATCGGTCGTACTGGCGGACTGTCTCGCTCGTCTCACTGTGGCAAGTGTCGGCAAGTATCTGTTATTACGCCGTTTTCGCGGCGACGCCGTTCTTCCGGGACGAGTTCGGTCTCTCTCGGTTTTCCGTCGGCTTCGTCGTGACGGCGTTGACGCTCGGCTACGCGCTCTGTTTGTTGCCCGTGGGCGCGTTGATCGATCGCTTCGGCGAGAAGCGCTCGCTGACGCTCGGTCTCATCGGCTTAGCGTCCGGAGCACTACTGGTTGCCGGCGCGCCAACGTTCGCGTTGTTGCTCGCCGCGGCCTTCTTTCTCGGGTCGATGTACGCGTCGGCGATTCCCGGGACGAACAAGGCGATTTACGACGGAATCGAGGCGGGTCGACAGAACTTCGCGCTCGGAATCAAGCAAGTCGGCGTCACCGCGGGCAGCGGGATTAGCTCGTTGCTCGTCACCGGACTCGCGGGAATTCTCTTCTGGCAGGCCGGTTTTCTCATCGCCGCCGGCTTCGGGATACTCGTCGCGATCGTCTTCGCGATATTCTACAGCGGTGTCGGTGACGGCGGAACCGCAGAGTATCCCGACTTTCGGGCGCTGTCGGAAAACCGGCCGTATCGCGTCCTCGTTCTCGCGGGGTTCTTCCTCGGGGCGGCGTTCTTTACGACGACCGGCTACACGGTTCTCTACGTCGAGGAAAGTATCGGGGCCTCAGTCGCATTCGGCGGCGTCGTCCTCGCACTCGTGCAGTTGTTCGGGAGCATCGGTCGAATCGTCACGGGCTGGCTCAGCGACGCACTGCCCGGCGATCCGCAGGTTCGAATCGGCTCGATCCTGATCGTGCAGGCGTTCGTCGGTGCCGTGCTCTTCGTGATCGTCGCCGCGACCGACACCCCCGTGAACGCGGCGATTGCCTTCTCCGTTCTCGGCTTCTTCATCCTCGGCAACACCGGCGTCTACTACTCCTATATGGCCACGCTGGTCACGTCCGAGGAGATGGGCGGTGCAACTGCCGGCGGGCAACTGTCGCTCGTCCTCGGGTCCGTCGTAGCGCCGCCTGCGTTCGGCTTCCTCGCTGACACCGTCGGCTATCAGGGCTCGTGGTTGCTCCTCGCCGGCGGGACGCTCGTCGCCGTTTCCCTCCTGTTGTACGCGATTCGCCTCGAGCCGCCGACCGACGAGCCAGCGATGCAAGAGTAA
- a CDS encoding tautomerase, translated as MPLLQFETTCTLSAEEKRAIADRVTDLYTTTMATTAGHVAISIREREPAAVHLGRSVDGPLLFLDAEIRQGRSLERKRTFALETFSYFGETFDVPDENMKVVFTEHPGEHMMGVDRVGGEWKGSDPDEAGE; from the coding sequence ATGCCATTGCTCCAATTCGAGACGACGTGCACGCTCTCGGCCGAGGAAAAGCGCGCCATCGCCGACCGAGTCACCGACCTGTACACGACGACGATGGCGACGACAGCCGGTCACGTCGCGATTTCGATTCGCGAGCGGGAGCCTGCAGCAGTGCATCTCGGGCGAAGCGTCGACGGACCGCTGCTCTTTCTCGACGCCGAAATCCGACAGGGTCGGTCGCTCGAGCGAAAACGCACCTTCGCGCTTGAGACGTTCTCGTACTTCGGCGAGACGTTCGACGTCCCCGACGAGAACATGAAGGTCGTGTTCACGGAACATCCCGGCGAGCACATGATGGGGGTCGACCGAGTCGGCGGCGAGTGGAAGGGATCGGACCCCGACGAAGCCGGTGAGTAA
- a CDS encoding SLC13 family permease, translating to MVNNRLKTYQKFIRRFWTYLWRLNEQTKAYVRLDGAKIVEDMDSVSEEEKQVAREAFTDGGANPNGNGSNGGSGNGDGRDDDQNPFDVGGSYGLRQKVGFVLGPILFALIMFSPTPEGLAPAGQAVAAVTAWVAVWWMSEAIPIPATSLLPIPLFPMTGALGADETTPSYGDPLIFLFMGGFFLAMAMQRWGLHRRIALRTIKAVGTEPSRLILGFMLATAFLSMWVSNSATVMMMVPIALAVIYKTSDLIDDAGLDIETGEGNFSFGVALMLCIAYGASVGGVATLIGTPPNILFAGQAGELFGQSIGFAEWMLYGVPIALIGLATVYFYVTRLAISPEFDQLPIGDDTIDRQLEQLGAMSTQERMVLVVFVGMALAWISASLLEQFEYIGLSEPDTVVAIAGALVLFTLPTKTEDGEHTFLLDWTNGVKIPWGVILLFGGGLAIAAGFDESGLAAWLAEQLQLLEGVSMVVILLAVVVLTVLLTEVTSNTGTTAMLMPILASVAVGIGVHPYGLMIAGATAASFAFMLPVATPPNAIVFGSGYITLPQMVRVGFGLNVIGIILITVIALAWLPIAWGIDIGTLPTEFAEAWD from the coding sequence ATGGTGAATAATCGCCTGAAAACCTATCAAAAGTTTATTAGAAGATTCTGGACGTATCTCTGGCGGCTCAACGAGCAGACGAAAGCGTATGTCCGTCTCGATGGGGCGAAGATCGTCGAGGACATGGACTCCGTCTCAGAGGAAGAAAAGCAGGTGGCGCGTGAGGCGTTCACCGACGGTGGTGCTAACCCGAACGGCAACGGGTCGAATGGCGGATCTGGTAACGGCGACGGGCGAGACGACGACCAGAACCCGTTCGACGTCGGCGGGTCCTACGGGCTTCGACAGAAGGTCGGATTCGTTCTCGGCCCGATCCTGTTCGCCCTCATCATGTTCTCTCCGACGCCGGAGGGACTCGCCCCCGCAGGGCAAGCGGTCGCCGCCGTAACGGCGTGGGTCGCCGTCTGGTGGATGTCCGAAGCGATTCCGATTCCCGCGACCTCCTTACTACCGATTCCGCTGTTCCCGATGACTGGCGCACTCGGGGCCGACGAGACGACACCGTCGTACGGCGATCCCCTCATCTTCCTCTTTATGGGCGGATTCTTCCTCGCGATGGCGATGCAACGGTGGGGACTCCACCGCCGAATCGCGTTGCGGACGATCAAAGCCGTCGGCACCGAGCCCTCGAGGCTCATTCTCGGATTCATGCTGGCGACCGCGTTCCTCTCGATGTGGGTCTCGAATAGCGCGACGGTCATGATGATGGTACCAATCGCACTGGCTGTCATCTACAAAACGAGCGACCTCATCGACGACGCTGGACTCGACATCGAAACCGGCGAAGGAAACTTCTCCTTCGGCGTCGCGCTCATGCTGTGTATCGCCTACGGCGCATCCGTCGGCGGCGTCGCGACACTCATCGGCACGCCACCGAACATCCTCTTCGCCGGGCAAGCGGGGGAACTCTTCGGCCAATCGATCGGCTTCGCCGAGTGGATGCTCTACGGCGTCCCGATCGCACTCATCGGACTCGCAACCGTCTACTTCTACGTGACGCGTCTCGCCATCTCGCCCGAGTTCGACCAGCTCCCGATCGGCGACGACACGATCGATCGACAACTCGAGCAACTCGGCGCGATGAGCACGCAAGAACGCATGGTGCTCGTCGTCTTCGTCGGAATGGCACTCGCCTGGATCTCCGCCAGCCTTCTCGAGCAATTCGAATACATCGGTCTCTCCGAACCTGATACGGTGGTCGCAATCGCCGGTGCGCTCGTCCTCTTTACGTTACCGACGAAAACGGAAGACGGCGAACACACCTTCCTGCTCGACTGGACCAACGGCGTCAAGATTCCGTGGGGTGTCATCCTCCTGTTCGGTGGTGGCCTCGCGATCGCCGCTGGGTTCGACGAATCCGGCCTCGCGGCCTGGCTCGCCGAGCAACTCCAGTTGCTCGAGGGCGTCTCGATGGTCGTCATCTTACTCGCCGTCGTCGTCCTGACCGTCTTGCTCACCGAGGTCACGTCGAACACCGGAACGACGGCGATGCTCATGCCGATCCTCGCGAGCGTCGCGGTCGGGATCGGCGTCCACCCGTACGGACTCATGATCGCCGGCGCGACCGCAGCCTCCTTCGCGTTCATGCTCCCCGTCGCGACGCCACCGAACGCGATCGTCTTCGGCAGCGGATACATCACGCTGCCACAGATGGTCCGCGTCGGGTTCGGGCTCAACGTCATCGGGATCATCCTGATTACGGTCATTGCACTCGCGTGGCTACCGATCGCCTGGGGCATCGATATCGGAACGCTCCCGACCGAGTTCGCAGAGGCCTGGGACTAA
- a CDS encoding helix-turn-helix domain-containing protein has protein sequence MPDHEHTDPPRARDVFEALETSSPTTVVELATALDSHPATIERHCQTLQRNGSIRQCTGGMYTLAERDEDAPATSLADSHATATNPAD, from the coding sequence ATGCCAGACCACGAGCACACAGATCCACCCCGAGCGCGCGACGTTTTCGAGGCGCTCGAGACGTCCAGTCCGACGACCGTCGTCGAACTGGCGACCGCCCTCGACTCTCACCCCGCAACCATCGAACGTCACTGCCAAACGCTGCAGCGAAACGGTTCCATTCGCCAGTGTACCGGCGGCATGTACACGCTCGCCGAACGCGACGAAGACGCTCCGGCAACCAGTCTCGCCGACAGCCACGCGACCGCGACCAACCCGGCCGACTGA
- a CDS encoding SDR family oxidoreductase, which yields MATAEDLEGADDQPAGTGEGDRESESTTTETDAPGDADDRYTRKRSVLITGCSSGIGHATAAAFLSDGWQVFATARNTDDIAELEEAGCTTFELDVTDPDQVSRAVERVVEVAGAIDCLVNNAGYAQMGPLEDVSTADLHRQFDVNVYGPHRLARAALPHMRAQGAGRIINVSSVIGRISVPGSGAYAGSKHALEAMSDSLRAEVDEFDIDVTVIEPGPVETNFTNRVDEELPENERTPAYETLYELYDEMQLIGGGSGGPFASEPKDVARAILESATTPEPPARYPVGPLAQYGVYARFLPDTLRDAGYRLLRKLV from the coding sequence ATGGCCACCGCTGAGGATCTCGAGGGAGCCGACGACCAGCCGGCTGGCACCGGCGAGGGAGACCGTGAAAGCGAATCGACGACGACCGAGACGGACGCACCGGGTGACGCCGACGATCGCTACACGCGAAAGCGCTCCGTCCTGATCACCGGCTGTTCGTCGGGCATCGGCCACGCGACGGCCGCGGCGTTTCTCTCCGACGGCTGGCAGGTGTTCGCGACCGCGCGCAATACCGACGATATCGCGGAACTCGAGGAAGCAGGGTGCACCACGTTCGAACTGGACGTAACCGATCCCGACCAGGTCTCGCGAGCGGTCGAACGCGTCGTCGAGGTCGCCGGCGCGATCGACTGCCTCGTCAACAACGCCGGCTACGCCCAGATGGGGCCACTCGAGGACGTGTCGACGGCCGACCTCCACCGACAGTTCGACGTCAACGTCTACGGACCACACCGACTCGCTCGGGCCGCACTCCCGCACATGCGCGCACAGGGTGCCGGCCGGATAATCAACGTCTCGAGCGTCATCGGTCGCATTTCGGTGCCGGGGTCGGGTGCCTACGCCGGCTCGAAACACGCCCTCGAGGCGATGAGCGACTCGTTGCGCGCGGAAGTCGACGAATTCGACATCGACGTCACCGTCATCGAACCCGGGCCGGTCGAGACGAACTTCACCAACCGCGTCGACGAGGAGCTGCCAGAAAACGAACGCACGCCAGCGTACGAGACGCTCTACGAACTCTACGACGAGATGCAACTGATCGGCGGCGGGAGCGGCGGCCCGTTCGCATCCGAACCCAAAGACGTCGCGCGGGCGATTCTCGAGAGCGCGACGACGCCCGAGCCACCGGCCCGCTATCCAGTCGGTCCGCTCGCTCAGTACGGCGTCTATGCTCGATTCCTACCGGATACGCTTCGCGATGCCGGCTATCGGCTGCTCCGAAAACTGGTCTGA